A window of the Planococcus citri chromosome 4, ihPlaCitr1.1, whole genome shotgun sequence genome harbors these coding sequences:
- the LOC135842442 gene encoding protein snakeskin-like, which yields MPEMTTIATIVLKVVKIVLNLIILILYRKGYGGEFLGIGGTWNLNEEKNPDAEIIASGVLVGFFIYTSVILISYAFGTTQQKKTLVDVIMNIFGTVLFIAVGGIALHYWIGYQPEHKFKTVTSEKGIGITVGILCVISGAIYLMDSVLSCIHFFREYGDY from the exons ATGCCTGAGATGACTACGATCGCGACGATCGTCTTGAAGGTCGTTAAAATT GTTTTAAATCTCATAATTTTAATTCTGTATCGCAAAGGCTATGGCGGCGAATTTTTGGGCATCGGCGGGACGTGGAACTTAAATGAAGAGAAAAACCCGGATGCTGAGATTATCGCATCCGGGGTGTTAGTTGGATTCTTCATCTATACTAGTGTCATTTTAATTTCTTACGCATTCGGTACAACTCAACAGAAAAAAACCCTTGTG GACGTCATAATGAACATTTTCGGCACCGTTTTATTCATAGCTGTGGGAGGAATTGCTCTTCATTACTGGATCGGTTATCAGCCTGAGCATAAATTCAAGACAGTGACATCAGAGAAAGGAATTGGAATTACAGTCGGAATTTTATGTGTAATAAGTGGAGCAATCTACCTGATGGATTCGGTTTTATCTTGTATACATTTCTTTAGAGAATACGGAGATTACTGA
- the LOC135842440 gene encoding uncharacterized protein LOC135842440 isoform X2, translated as MSSKQPHEENRIVDGSNDPYVYFHTVPNLKELASHEVARGIWCSVLEKFHLYNEQYSSHQDRCVQLMKDLNIPGCIKNTLQNDLQEVDRSMKQWADHFLFYMKFPKTFSKYHYDIPNIDPNWLVWSTNGEIDCLKTAKNMLQADCLTNVQKFIIMSAYCMEDEMKNFSLDSLPAKFYANVRHSNGWVFFYWICYLRNESGEELGYRAMAENFNIRDRFINEYFWSLLNADDQVAVATHLLICVSYQSKEKQKYGRYYATCTRVLFGRIIAKMTCNQRQRLLAANMGIYFSLVCSNSPGHVLRIWRRSKNDVTEKNFSIIIGELLFRSKHNPVLISSLTEIWDTASDSQRNYLIRRRSRVCSYIDFCLRNPNLLKFVNKLLDHFSSNERKGLIFKVAESPRFHECSPESFNYLVNSFLPNFEDQLALKEFVMQSHHFKKYLYSLLIRDQDFEKFIEKVKFYCSYDASAVQVLKKKFLKEISRLIPHCSDVGLGLITNFNKWKKFSEFIDETFENNLTSRLVVKQEFVKKLITSFENSKNFRPLSHVQLVDFVKVVDESVFADRELKNVKPSVGSLCFVTVMIVQIRIMKYLNQKCAKWCSKDDNIENTLRNWRRLRRLYTRA; from the coding sequence ATGTCCTCTAAACAACCACACGAAGAAAACCGCATTGTCGATGGCAGCAACGATCCTTATGTTTATTTTCACACTGTACCAAATCTAAAAGAATTAGCATCACATGAAGTAGCTAGAGGAATATGGTGCAGTGTTTTGGAGAAGTTCCATCTTTACAATGAGCAATATAGTTCTCATCAAGACCGTTGTGTACAGCTGATGAAGGATTTGAATATTCCTGGGTGTATTAAAAATACACTCCAAAATGACCTACAGGAAGTTGACCGAAGTATGAAACAATGGGCagatcattttttattctacATGAAATTTCCCAAGACATTTTCCAAATATCATTATGATATTCCTAACATCGATCCAAACTGGTTGGTTTGGTCGACGAATGGTGAAATCGACTGTCTGAAAACCGCCAAAAACATGCTACAAGCCGACTGTTTGACAAATGTGCAGAAATTTATCATTATGAGCGCCTATTGCATGGaggacgaaatgaaaaatttttcgttggATTCGCTTCCggcaaaattttatgcaaatgtGAGACATTCCAACGGCTGGGTGTTTTTCTATTGGATTTGTTACCTTAGAAATGAATCGGGTGAAGAGCTAGGATATCGCGCCATGGCAGAGAATTTCAATATTCGTGATCGGTTCATCAACGAATACTTTTGGAGTCTTTTGAATGCCGATGATCAGGTAGCAGTTGCTACACATTTATTGATTTGTGTATCTTACCAAAGCAAAGAGAAACAGAAATATGGCCGATATTACGCCACTTGCACTCGCGTACTTTTTGGCCGAATAATTGCTAAAATGACTTGCAATCAGCGACAACGTTTGCTTGCGGCTAATATGGGAATATATTTTTCCCTCGTGTGTTCCAATTCTCCAGGACATGTACTTCGCATTTGGAGACGTTCTAAAAATGACGTtacagagaaaaatttttccataattatcGGCGAACTATTGTTTCGTAGTAAACATAATCCTGTATTGATATCTTCATTGACTGAGATTTGGGATACTGCTTCTGATTCCCAAAGAAATTATCTGATTCGCCGCCGATCCCGGGTGTGTTCATACATTGACTTTTGTCTTCGCAACCCCAACCTTCTAAAATTTGTGAACAAATTACTCGATCATTTCTCTTCAAATGAGAGAAAAGGACTGATTTTCAAGGTAGCTGAAAGCCCCCGTTTTCACGAATGTAGTCCCGAATCGTTCAACTATTTAGTGAACTCATTTTTGCCCAACTTCGAGGACCAATTGGCGCTGAAAGAATTTGTAATGCAGTCtcaccatttcaaaaaatatttatatagtTTGTTAATCCGAGATcaagatttcgaaaaattcattgaaaaagtaaaattttattgttcttaTGATGCAAGCGCTGTCcaagtactcaaaaaaaagttcctgAAAGAAATATCTAGGCTTATACCACACTGTAGTGACGTTGGTCTCGGTCTGATTACCAACTtcaataaatggaaaaaattcagcgaATTCATCgacgaaacttttgaaaacaatCTTACCTCAAGACTGGTAGTGAAGCAAGAGTTCGTAAAAAAGTTGATAACCTCCTTCGAAAActctaaaaattttcgacccCTTTCTCATGTTCAACTCGTTGATTTTGTGAAAGTTGTGGATGAATCGGTGTTTGCAGACCGagagttgaaaaatgtgaaaccTTCAGTCGGCTCCTTATGTTTTGTCACGGTTATGATCGTACAAATCCGTATTATGAAATATCTCAATCAAAAGTGTGCCAAGTGGTGTTCGAAGGACGATAACATCGAGAACACTTTGCGTAATTGGAGACGGCTGCGGCGATTGTATACAAGAGCATGA
- the LOC135844805 gene encoding uncharacterized protein LOC135844805 yields the protein MSSKQPHEENRIVDGSIDPYVYLYNVPNLKKIASYEVARGIWCSGLKKFQLDNAQDSSRLDRSVQLIKDLNIPSCMKDVLENYLREVVRSIKRWAKHFLFYMGFAQRFSKYYYGIPSIDPNWLVWSTNGEIDCIKTAKNMLKVDCLANVHKFIIMSAYCMEDEMKNFSLDSLPAEFYGNVKHFNISNGWVFFYWICYLRNEPGEEPGYRAMAENYNINEYFWSLLNHTDDKVAVVIHLIFLDYGIKVKQKDERYYATCTRLFFGRIIAKMTCDQRQSLLATNMGIYFSLVLCSNSSSPRHVLHIWRRSKDDVTEMDFVIIIGELLFRSKHNPALMFSLTEIWDTASDSQRNYLIRHRSQAYFCSCINFCLRSPNLLEFVRKLLHHFPSEERKELIFKVAKSPRFHECSSESFNYLVNSFLPHFEDQLALKEFVKQSHHFKEYLYRLLIRDQEYEKFIEKIKFYCSYDASAIQVFKEKLLKEIFIPKCSDIGLIFNFSKWNKFSEFIDETFENDLTSRLVVKQEFIRKLITASFKSFKNFRPRTHDQLADYVKIVELVFVDEEFKKVKPSFGSLCFVMVMNVNIFIMKYFNRKYTERWSKGDIENTLRNWRWFRQFYKITMFIAHYRSIHK from the coding sequence ATGTCCTCTAAACAACCACATGAAGAAAACCGCATTGTCGATGGCAGCATCGATCCTTATGTTTATCTTTACAATGtaccaaacttgaaaaaaatagcatcGTATGAAGTAGCTCGAGGAATATGGTGCAGTGGTTTGAAGAAGTTCCAGCTTGACAATGCGCAAGATAGCTCTCGTCTAGACCGTTCTGTACAGCTGATAAAGGACTTGAATATTCCTAGTTGCATGAAAGATGTACTCGAAAATTACCTACGGGAAGTTGTCCGAAGTATTAAACGATgggcaaaacattttttattttatatggGATTTGCCCAGAGATTTTCCAAATATTATTATGGTATTCCTAGCATCGATCCAAACTGGTTGGTTTGGTCGACGAATGGTGAAATCGACTGTATAAAAACCGCCAAAAACATGCTAAAAGTCGACTGTTTGGCAAATGTGCATAAATTTATCATTATGAGCGCCTATTGCATGGaggacgaaatgaaaaatttttcgttggATTCGTTGCCGGCagaattttatggaaatgtGAAACATTTCAACATTTCCAACGGCTGGGTGTTTTTCTATTGGATTTGTTACCTTAGAAATGAACCGGGTGAAGAGCCAGGATACCGCGCCATGGCAGAGAATTACAATATCAACGAATACTTTTGGAGCCTTTTGAATCATACCGATGATAAGGTAGCAGTTGTTATACATTTGATTTTTCTAGATTACGGAATCAAAGTGAAACAGAAAGATGAGCGATATTACGCCACTTGCACTCGCCTATTTTTTGGGCGAATAATTGCTAAAATGACTTGCGATCAGCGTCAAAGTTTGCTTGCGACTAATATGGGAATATATTTTTCCCTCGTGTTGTGTTCCAATTCATCATCTCCACGACATGTACTTCACATTTGGAGACGTTCTAAAGATGACGTTACAGAGATGGATTTTGTTATAATTATAGGCGAACTATTGTTTCGTAGTAAACATAATCCTGCATTGATGTTTTCATTGACTGAGATTTGGGATACCGCTTCTGATTCCCAAAGAAATTACCTGATTCGCCACCGATCCCAGGCGTACTTCTGCTCATGCATTAATTTTTGTCTTCGCAGCCCCAACCTTCTAgaatttgtgagaaaattaCTCCATCATTTCCCTTCAGAAGAGAGAAAAGAGCTGATTTTCAAGGTAGCTAAAAGCCCTCGGTTTCACGAATGTAGTTCCGAATCGTTCAACTATTTAGTGAACTCATTTTTGCCGCACTTCGAGGACCAATTGGCGCTGAAAGAATTTGTGAAGCAGTCTCACCATTTCAAAGAATATTTATATCGTTTGTTAATCCGTGATCAAgagtatgaaaaattcattgaaaaaataaaattttattgttcttaTGATGCAAGCGCTATCCAAGTATTCAAAGAAAAGTTGCTGAAAGAAATATTTATACCAAAATGTAGTGACATTGGtctcattttcaactttagtAAATGGAATAAATTCAGTGAATTTATCgacgaaacttttgaaaacgatCTTACCTCGAGACTGGTAGTGAAGCAAGAGTTCATTAGAAAGTTGATAACCGCCTCGttcaaaagctttaaaaattttcgaccccGTACTCATGATCAACTCGCTGATTACGTGAAAATTGTGGAATTGGTATTTGTAGACGAAGAGTTTAAAAAAGTTAAACCTTCGTTCGGCTCCTTGTGCTTTGTCATGGTTATGAACGTAAATATCTTtattatgaaatatttcaaccGAAAGTATACAGAAAGGTGGTCGAAGGGCGATATCGAGAATACTTTGCGTAATTGGAGATGGTTCCGGCAATTCTACAAGATCACAATGTTTATTGCCCATTATAGAAGCATACACAAATAA
- the LOC135844977 gene encoding uncharacterized protein LOC135844977, which translates to MSVNQTLKRSRIVDSSNDPYVYLYNVPYLEEIVAYEVARRMWCSGLETFQLDNAQDSSRLDRSVQLIKNLNIPICIKDVLQNYLREVVRSIKRWAKHFLFYMKFPKTFSKYHYDIPSIDPNWLVWSMNGEIDCLKTAKNMLQVDCLTNVHKFIIMSAYCMEDEMNKFSLDSLPADFYANVHRYNGWVFHYWICYLRNEPGEELHRYRAMAENFNIRDRFINEYFWSLLDTDDQVAVAIHLISLAYRSKEKQKYDRYYATCTRLFFGQIIAKMTRYQRQRLVEANMGIYFSLVYSNSSRHLLPIWRRSKNDVTERKFSIIIGELLFRSKHNPVLISSLTEIWDTASDSQRNYLIHDQLVQLCSYIDFCLRSGPNLLEFVRKLLHHFPSNERKGLIFKVAERPRFHECSSESFNYLVNSFLPNFEDQLALKEFVMQSGHFKEYLYRLLIRDQEYEKFIEKITFFCSDDASAVQVFKEKLLKEIVIPHSSDVSLLTNISKWKKFSEFIDETFENDLTSRLVVKKGFISEIIWASVKNLKIFEPRRHDELVDYVKVLEMVFVDEELKKVEPSCSSLCSVMGMKVTILIMEYFNQNYAEKCSKDDIENYRRKCRQLRRWCKSMMSIENYFT; encoded by the coding sequence ATGTCCGTTAATCAAACACTTAAAAGAAGCCGCATTGTCGATAGCAGCAACGATCCTTATGTTTATCTTTACAATGTACCATACTTGGAAGAAATAGTAGCATATGAAGTAGCTCGAAGAATGTGGTGCAGTGGTTTGGAGACGTTCCAGCTTGACAATGCGCAAGATAGTTCTCGTCTAGACCGTTCTGTACAGCTGATAAAGAACTTGAATATTCCTATTTGCATTAAAGATGTACTCCAAAATTACCTACGGGAAGTTGTCCGAAGTATTAAACGATGGGCAAAGCATTTTTTATTCTATATGAAATTTCCCAAGACATTTTCCAAATATCATTATGATATTCCTAGCATCGATCCAAACTGGTTGGTTTGGTCGATGAATGGTGAAATCGACTGTCTAAAAACCGCCAAAAACATGCTACAAGTCGACTGTTTGACAAATGTGCACAAATTTATCATTATGAGCGCCTATTGCATGGAGGACGAAATGAATAAGTTTTCGTTGGATTCGCTTCCGGCAGATTTTTATGCAAATGTGCATCGTTACAACGGCTGGGTGTTTCACTATTGGATTTGTTACCTTAGAAATGAACCGGGTGAAGAGCTACATCGTTACCGAGCCATGGCAGAGAATTTCAATATTCGTGATCGGTTCATCAACGAATACTTTTGGAGCCTTTTAGATACCGATGATCAGGTAGCTGTTGCCATACATTTGATTTCTCTAGCTTACCGAAGCAAAGAGAAACAGAAATATGACCGATATTACGCCACCTGCACTCGCCTATTTTTTGGGCAAATAATTGCTAAAATGACTCGCTATCAGCGACAACGCTTAGTTGAGGCTAATATGGGAATATATTTTTCCCTCGTGTACTCCAATTCTTCACGACATCTACTTCCCATTTGGAGACGTTCTAAAAATGACGTTACAGAGAGAAAGTTTTCTATAATTATCGGCGAGCTATTGTTTCGTAGTAAACATAATCCTGTATTGATATCTTCATTGACTGAGATTTGGGATACTGCTTCTGATTCCCAGAGAAATTACCTAATTCACGACCAATTAGTACAGTTGTGCTCATACATTGATTTTTGTCTTCGCAGCGGCCCCAACCTTCTAgaatttgtgagaaaattaCTTCATCATTTCCCTTCAAATGAGAGAAAAGGGCTGATTTTCAAGGTAGCTGAAAGGCCTCGTTTTCACGAATGTAGTTCCGAATCGTTCAACTATTTAGTGAACTCATTTTTGCCCAACTTCGAGGACCAATTGGCGCTGAAAGAATTCGTAATGCAGTCTGGCCATTTCAAAGAATATTTATATCGTTTGTTAATCCGTGATCAAgagtatgaaaaattcattgaaaaaataacatttttttgttccgATGATGCAAGCGCTGTCCAAGTATTCAAAGAAAAGTTGCTGAAAGAAATAGTAATACCACACTCTAGTGACGTTAGTCTCCTTACCAACATCagtaaatggaaaaaattcagcgaATTTATCgacgaaacttttgaaaacgatCTTACCTCAAGACTGGTGGTGAAGAAAGGGTTCATATCGGAGATAATATGGGCCTCTgtcaaaaacttaaaaatttttgaaccccgTCGTCATGATGAACTCGTTGATTACGTGAAAGTTCTTGAAATGGTATTTGTAGAcgaagagttgaaaaaagtggAACCTTCGTGCAGCTCCTTGTGCTCTGTCATGGGTATGAAGGTAACTATCCTTATTATggaatattttaatcaaaactaTGCCGAAAAGTGTTCGAAGGACGATATCGAGAACTATAGGCGTAAATGCAGACAGCTACGACGATGGTGCAAGAGCATGATGTCTatagaaaattatttcacataa
- the LOC135843071 gene encoding uncharacterized protein LOC135843071, whose protein sequence is MSIYGDSDQYADSDDGSIHNSRRFSSEAEASPSPSPSLQSDASVSPPLRSPASPYRSNTPRYLRNSFDDSSYSHDEEMSKLIVKINDPPDPVTESFGDLFSKPLTKISCHYITIKVDTEVYESNRIQLALKSDYFEKLLTADFNEKDSKSVEIHTIDSGTFSIVHDMITKDTELRTVLNLDNYATLLWAMDYLQMEIDLKVFRRYLYEYLQIPTPLFPNVWKLLDYIAANQNFKYLLPTFYQYFSIHLGEVADCEEILSLPVTQLVKIITRNVLSVVEKEKHSISLLCARWITHDMVNRLSSIFTLVNAVRCRYGLSFRVNGENVNIQHLHDVGEELKLTSVLKYFNVLFDYHGEIAYTKEESIKEEKSQHVWADDERESLPMRTRPLKRKRRSDRSSEDSSSSREPSVDKSKTPPTAISVINKIDENTKWTTFLQNGHFYDVTAKVEGKSFKLHLCKLKSLSGYFARLSSQIFDKDTEHLLDEIDQATFNMIIDYIYFNTEIRLKSKNVLRILKASAVLEVDEIIEECEEYIQRAKRRLSASFMELVDFCCGKNRLKKIYTTLCDYLVDSWPEAVDMPSFGSISYETLESILNFGDLEIDQEREILKFCSRWIVHDVNNRFKLIPRIASAINRNYMTIYDCDKMEIAADSRMDYSESYVRFKLKEILIATSLVPLSVTAKKPWKFDKSQLFISMEEDNLNEIVILDTKMNSIASIAMMKARDQDDYMKLIPSAAIVNDDIFIYRAIGFIPYFNVYNRVSKKCYSLAASYRMRDSHGTLLNCNNQVYYCCNNSCIVHYSFELNRWVRLVKCDYNKKVITHLSDGKSLYRVRRGVLFPNNVVIEEYNFKRNKWTVLPNLHFEMDTTVNRRLLRQVIVSGALAIVSPLAIHLFDRSTRMWSAIPTISLAPSSRDSMKTVFVDVENDKMYLTTNEAIYSVSLKIATSGALVPFKRISGVSEPFFFQPVHAIPS, encoded by the exons ATGTCCATATACGGAGACAGCGATCAATACGCAGACAGCGACGATGGCAGTATTCACAATAGCAGGAGGTTTAGCAGTGAAGCTGAAgcgtcgccgtcgccgtcgcctTCATTGCAGTCGGATGCATCTGTATCGCCTCCATTGCGGTCGCCTGCATCGCCTTATAGATCGAATACTCCTAGATATTTACGTAATTCGTTCGACGATTCGAGTTACTCGCACGATGAAGAAATGTCGAAACTCATTGTCAAAATCAACGATCCACCTGATCCGGTGACCGAATCATTCGGCGATCTGTTTTCAAAACCGCTGACAAAGATTTCTTGTCATTATATCACCATAAAAGTTGATACGGAGGTTTACGAGTCAAACCGGATACAATTAGCTTTGAAGTCAGACTACTTCGAAAAACTACTAACAGCAGACTTCAACGAAAAAGACTCGAAAAGCGTAGAAATCCATACAATTGACAGCGGTACATTTTCCATTGTACACGATATGATAACGAAGGATACAGAACTGCGAACCGTTTTAAATCTGGATAACTACGCAACGTTATTATGGGCGATGGATTACCTGCAAATGGAAATAGATCTGAAAGTATTTCGTCGCTATCTGTACGAATATCTACAAATACCTACGCCGCTGTTCCCGAATGTATGGAAATTACTCGACTATATCGCGGCgaatcagaattttaaatacttGTTGCCTACGTTTTACCAGTATTTTTCCATCCATTTGGGCGAAGTAGCCGACTGCGAAGAGATTCTATCTTTACCGGTGACTCAGCTGGTTAAAATCATTACTAGAAATGTGCTATCGGtggttgaaaaagaaaagcattCGATTAGTCTACTTTGTGCTAGATGGATTACTCACGATATGGTTAACAGGTTATCGAGTATTTTCACTTTGGTCAATGCTGTTAGGTGCAGATACGGGCTCTCTTTCAGAGTAAATGGCGAAAATGTAAACATACAGCATTTACACGATGTCGGCGAAGAACTGAAATTAACATCGGTGCTTAAATACTTTAACGTTTTGTTCGATTATCACGGAGAAATTGCTTACA CCAAAGAAGAATCGATCAAGGAGGAGAAATCGCAGCACGTATGGGCCGATGATGAACGTGAGTCATTGCCAATGAGAACCCGTCCATTGAAACGAAAAAGGAGATCGGATCGTTCGTCAGAAGACAGCTCTAGCTCGAGGGAACCGTCTGTAGATAAATCTAAAACTCCTCCGACAGCGATCAGCGTTATTAATAAAATCGACGAAAACACCAAATGGACGACATTTCTACAAAACGGTCATTTCTACGATGTTACTGCGAAAGTCGAAGGAAAAAGCTTTAAACTTCATTTGTGCAAATTGAAATCACTATCCGGATATTTCGCTCGTCTTTCTTCGCAAATTTTCGACAAAGATACCGAACACTTACTCGACGAAATTGATCAAGCAACTTTCAATATGATAATCGATTACATTTACTTCAACACTGAGATTCGcttgaaatctaaaaatgtcTTACGTATATTGAAAGCTAGCGCTGTTTTGGAAGTCGACGAGATAATCGAAGAATGCGAAGAATATATACAGAGAGCGAAACGCAGACTATCCGCGTCTTTTATGGAATTAGTGGATTTCTGTTGCGGAAAGaaccgtttgaaaaaaatatatacgacTTTGTGCGATTATTTGGTCGACTCGTGGCCCGAAGCGGTAGACATGCCTTCATTTGGCTCGATTTCGTACGAAACGTTAGAAAGTATACTGAATTTCGGCGATTTAGAAATCGACCAGGAAAgggaaatattgaaattttgttcgagATGGATCGTTCACGATGTCAACAATCGATTCAAACTAATACCTCGAATCGCTTCGGCGATTAATCGTAATTACATGACTATCTACGACTGTGATAAAATGGAAATCGCCGCCGATTCCAGGATGGATTACTCAGAGTCGTACGTTCGGTTTAAATTGAAAGAGATATTAATCGCAACGTCGTTAGTTCCTCTCAGTGTAACTGCGAAGAAACCCTGGAAATTTGATAAAAGTCAATTATTCATTTCGATGGAAGAGGATAACCTGAACGAAATAGTTATTCTAGACACTAAAATGAATAGTATCGCGTCGATTGCTATGATGAAAGCTCGCGACCAAGATGACTACATGAAATTAATTCCATCGGCTGCCATCGTCAACGATGATATATTTATCTATCGTGCCATCGGATTCATTCCTTATTTCAATGTTTACAACAGGGTGTCGAAAAAATGTTACTCTTTGGCAGCAAGTTACCGAATGCGCGATAGTCACGGTACGTTGTTGAATTGCAACAATCAAGTGTATTACTGTTGCAATAACAGTTGCATAGTACATTATTCGTTCGAATTGAATCGCTGGGTGCGACTCGTCAAATGTGACTACAATAAAAAAGTAATAACGCACTTGAGCGATGGCAAATCGCTTTACAGGGTACGTCGAGGTGTTCTATTTCCGAACAACGTCGTTATTGAAGAGTATAATTTCAAGCGCAACAAATGGACTGTGTTACCAAATCTGCACTTTGAAATGGACACGACTGTGAATCGACGTTTATTAAGACAAGTAATTGTGAGCGGTGCTCTTGCTATTGTTTCGCCTTTGGCGATACATTTATTTGATAGATCTACTAGAATGTGGAGCGCAATACCAACTATTTCTCTCGCTCCTAGCAGTAGAGATTCGATGAAAACGGTTTTTGTCgatgttgaaaatgataaaatgtacTTGACGACGAACGAAGCAATTTATTctgtttctttgaaaattgccaCATCTGGAGCATTGGTGCCGTTTAAACGAATCTCTGGTGTTAGCGAACCTTTTTTCTTCCAGCCTGTTCACGCTATTCCTTCGTAG